The following coding sequences lie in one Apium graveolens cultivar Ventura chromosome 3, ASM990537v1, whole genome shotgun sequence genomic window:
- the LOC141711588 gene encoding dihydroorotase, mitochondrial isoform X1: MIKTFALPCKATKLSCGEVGKLKQVKASRARMQLSITKPDDWHLHLRDGDLLEAVVSHSVQNFGRAIVMPNLRPPITTAAAAMAYHESILKVLPSGSNFTPLMTLYLTDLTSPSEIKLARKSGIIFAVKLYPAGATTNSQDGVTDLFGKCAPVLEEMIEQDMPLLVHGEVTDPDVDIFDREKVFVDTVMRPLIRKFPRLKVVMEHVTTMDAVKFVESCDGGLVAATVTPQHLVLNRNSIFQGGLQPHNYCLPVLKREIHRQALVAAVTSGDKRFFLGTDSAPHERQKKECACGCAGIYNSPVALSIYARVFEKAGAVDKLEAFTSFNGPDFYGLPRNTSKVKLTKTAWQVPKSYSYAAGEIVPMAAGETLEWLVDSGSPQ; the protein is encoded by the exons ATGATAAAGACTTTTGCTCTTCCCTGCAAA GCAACAAAGTTGTCTTGTGGAGAAGTTGGAAAGCTCAAACAGGTAAAAGCGAGCAGAGCAAGGATGCAGCTCTCTATAACCAAACCTGACGATTGGCATCTTCATCTTCGTGATGGTGACCTTCTTGAAGCTGTTGTCTCTCATAG TGTACAAAATTTTGGAAGGGCAATAGTCATGCCTAATCTGCGACCTCCTATAACAACAGCAGCGGCTGCCATGGCATATCATGAATCAATCCTTAAAGTGTTGCCTAGTGGCAGTAATTTCACGCCTCTTATGACACTGTATCTGACAGATTTAACAAGTCCCAGTGAAATCAAACTAGCAA GAAAGAGTGGGATTATTTTTGCTGTGAAGCTGTACCCTGCTGGCGCTACAACTAATTCGCAGGACGGTGTCACTGATCTATTTGGGAAGTGTGCCCCAGTGCTAGAGGAAATGATTGAACAAGACATGCCTTTACTG GTCCATGGTGAAGTTACAGATCCGGATGTGGACATATTTGATCGTGAAAAGGTCTTTGTAGACACTGTTATGAGACCCTTAATACGGAAGTTTCCACGTCTAAAGGTAGTAATGGAGCATGTTACTACTATGGATGCAGTTAAATTTGTCGAGTCATGCGATGGAG GGCTTGTTGCTGCAACTGTTACCCCACAACATCTTGTTCTCAACAGAAATTCTATATTTCAAGGAGGATTACAGCCACACAATTACTGTCTGCCAGTACTTAAAAGAGAGATTCACA GACAGGCTCTAGTGGCAGCTGTGACAAGCGGTGATAAAAGATTTTTCCTGGGAACTGATAGTGCACCACACGAGAGACAAAAGAAGGAATGTGCTTGCGGATGTGCTGGTATATATAATTCTCCGGTTGCCTTGTCAATCTATGCGAGGGTTTTTGAGAAG GCTGGTGCCGTAGACAAGCTAGAGGCATTTACGAGTTTTAACGGACCAGACTTTTACGGGCTACCAAGAAATACATCAAAAGTGAAACTGACTAAAACAGCATGGCAGGTTCCAAAGTCTTATAGTTATGCAGCAGGTGAAATCGTCCCAATGGCTGCTGGTGAAACACTTGAGTGGCTAGTGGATAGTGGATCACCGCAATGA
- the LOC141711588 gene encoding dihydroorotase, mitochondrial isoform X2 — MQLSITKPDDWHLHLRDGDLLEAVVSHSVQNFGRAIVMPNLRPPITTAAAAMAYHESILKVLPSGSNFTPLMTLYLTDLTSPSEIKLARKSGIIFAVKLYPAGATTNSQDGVTDLFGKCAPVLEEMIEQDMPLLVHGEVTDPDVDIFDREKVFVDTVMRPLIRKFPRLKVVMEHVTTMDAVKFVESCDGGLVAATVTPQHLVLNRNSIFQGGLQPHNYCLPVLKREIHRQALVAAVTSGDKRFFLGTDSAPHERQKKECACGCAGIYNSPVALSIYARVFEKAGAVDKLEAFTSFNGPDFYGLPRNTSKVKLTKTAWQVPKSYSYAAGEIVPMAAGETLEWLVDSGSPQ, encoded by the exons ATGCAGCTCTCTATAACCAAACCTGACGATTGGCATCTTCATCTTCGTGATGGTGACCTTCTTGAAGCTGTTGTCTCTCATAG TGTACAAAATTTTGGAAGGGCAATAGTCATGCCTAATCTGCGACCTCCTATAACAACAGCAGCGGCTGCCATGGCATATCATGAATCAATCCTTAAAGTGTTGCCTAGTGGCAGTAATTTCACGCCTCTTATGACACTGTATCTGACAGATTTAACAAGTCCCAGTGAAATCAAACTAGCAA GAAAGAGTGGGATTATTTTTGCTGTGAAGCTGTACCCTGCTGGCGCTACAACTAATTCGCAGGACGGTGTCACTGATCTATTTGGGAAGTGTGCCCCAGTGCTAGAGGAAATGATTGAACAAGACATGCCTTTACTG GTCCATGGTGAAGTTACAGATCCGGATGTGGACATATTTGATCGTGAAAAGGTCTTTGTAGACACTGTTATGAGACCCTTAATACGGAAGTTTCCACGTCTAAAGGTAGTAATGGAGCATGTTACTACTATGGATGCAGTTAAATTTGTCGAGTCATGCGATGGAG GGCTTGTTGCTGCAACTGTTACCCCACAACATCTTGTTCTCAACAGAAATTCTATATTTCAAGGAGGATTACAGCCACACAATTACTGTCTGCCAGTACTTAAAAGAGAGATTCACA GACAGGCTCTAGTGGCAGCTGTGACAAGCGGTGATAAAAGATTTTTCCTGGGAACTGATAGTGCACCACACGAGAGACAAAAGAAGGAATGTGCTTGCGGATGTGCTGGTATATATAATTCTCCGGTTGCCTTGTCAATCTATGCGAGGGTTTTTGAGAAG GCTGGTGCCGTAGACAAGCTAGAGGCATTTACGAGTTTTAACGGACCAGACTTTTACGGGCTACCAAGAAATACATCAAAAGTGAAACTGACTAAAACAGCATGGCAGGTTCCAAAGTCTTATAGTTATGCAGCAGGTGAAATCGTCCCAATGGCTGCTGGTGAAACACTTGAGTGGCTAGTGGATAGTGGATCACCGCAATGA